Proteins encoded by one window of Chryseobacterium aquaeductus:
- a CDS encoding 2-oxoglutarate dehydrogenase E1 component, translating into MDRFSFLNAAHSQLIEDLYQQYLKFPDSLEPSWKAFFQGFDFALENYSDEEDIQIVKNSANSAPAVQQISQAAANGEVPEHIKKEFKVVNLIEAYRTRGHLFTKTNPVRERRHYTPTLDLENFGLDKSDLNTKFNCAVETGMKGPATLQELITHLENIYCDSIGVEYTYINNVQEKDFIKQWLQVNENHPSLSANEKTEILLKLNQAVAFENYLHTKFVGQKRFSLEGGESLIPALDQLISRSSQLGVDEVVLGMAHRGRLNVLTNIFGKSYKQIFSEFEGKEFEEDVFSGDVKYHLGSSKKIKTASGEEVSINLTPNPSHLETVAALVEGICRAKVDDRYNGDYSKILPIVIHGDGALAGQGIAYEVAQMMTLEGYKTGGTVHIVVNNQVSFTTNYADARSSTYCTDIAKVTESPVMHVNADDAEAVVHAIHFAADFRAKFGKDVYIDLLGYRKYGHNEGDEPRFTQPNLYKLISKHQNPREIYKEKLIQENVVSDDVLKKMETEFKALLDKDFDASKEIEKNVMDIFMADDWTNFPIAKRGAVQNAVDTGYDLGKLKELAIKMSTLPADKKFINKITRLFDNRVKAIEANSLDWALGEWLAYATLLVEGHNIRISGEDVERGTFSHRHAVVKTEDTEEEYVPLKEVSESRFDIYNSHLSEYGVLGFDYGYAMASPNTLTIWEAQFGDFVNGAQIIVDQYLAAAEEKWKIQDGLVMLLPHGSEGQGAEHSSARLERFLTLCANENMVVANITSPANYFHLLRRQLKWSFRKPLIVMSPKSLLRHPKVVSPLEDFANKGFQPILDDPTADPAKVEKLVLCSGKLYFELLAKKEELNCENVALVRFEQLYPLQTDAIEAVFAKYENKKSIIWAQEEPENMGAWSYILRNFRDTGIQVISPVQSGAPAPGSHKMFEKNQSLVINRVFDRDDAPAKRPVTA; encoded by the coding sequence ATGGACAGATTTTCATTCCTAAACGCAGCTCATTCTCAGTTAATTGAGGATTTATACCAACAATACTTAAAATTCCCGGATTCTTTGGAACCATCATGGAAGGCCTTTTTTCAAGGCTTTGATTTTGCATTGGAGAATTACAGTGATGAAGAAGATATTCAGATTGTAAAAAATTCTGCAAATTCTGCTCCTGCAGTGCAACAGATTTCTCAGGCAGCAGCAAATGGTGAGGTTCCGGAGCATATCAAAAAAGAATTTAAGGTGGTAAACCTTATTGAAGCTTATAGAACGAGAGGCCACTTGTTTACAAAAACCAATCCTGTCCGCGAGAGAAGACACTATACGCCAACTCTAGATCTTGAAAACTTTGGTCTTGACAAATCAGATTTAAACACCAAATTCAATTGTGCGGTTGAAACCGGAATGAAAGGTCCTGCGACTTTACAGGAACTCATCACACACCTTGAAAATATTTATTGTGATTCTATTGGTGTAGAATATACTTACATCAACAATGTACAGGAAAAAGATTTTATCAAGCAATGGCTTCAGGTAAATGAAAATCATCCGAGTCTTTCTGCAAACGAAAAAACTGAGATTTTACTTAAATTAAATCAGGCGGTTGCGTTTGAAAATTATCTGCATACAAAATTTGTAGGTCAAAAAAGATTCTCATTGGAAGGAGGTGAATCTCTGATTCCTGCTTTAGATCAATTGATCTCAAGATCTTCTCAGCTGGGAGTTGATGAGGTTGTTTTGGGTATGGCTCACAGAGGAAGATTAAATGTTTTAACTAATATTTTCGGGAAATCTTATAAGCAGATTTTCTCAGAATTTGAAGGAAAAGAATTTGAAGAAGATGTATTTTCTGGTGACGTAAAATATCACTTGGGTTCATCAAAAAAAATAAAAACAGCGTCTGGAGAAGAAGTTTCAATTAACTTAACTCCAAACCCTTCACACCTGGAAACTGTTGCTGCTTTGGTAGAAGGTATTTGCCGTGCAAAAGTAGATGACAGATACAATGGTGATTATTCCAAGATTTTACCGATCGTGATTCACGGTGATGGTGCATTGGCAGGTCAGGGTATCGCTTACGAAGTTGCTCAGATGATGACTTTGGAAGGTTATAAAACTGGTGGTACAGTACATATTGTTGTCAATAACCAGGTTTCATTTACAACCAATTATGCTGATGCTAGATCTTCTACCTATTGTACAGATATTGCAAAAGTAACAGAATCTCCCGTAATGCACGTAAATGCTGATGATGCAGAAGCTGTAGTACATGCGATTCATTTTGCTGCTGATTTCAGAGCAAAATTTGGTAAAGATGTGTATATCGATTTATTGGGATACAGAAAATATGGTCACAACGAAGGTGATGAGCCAAGATTTACACAGCCTAATTTGTATAAATTAATCTCAAAACATCAAAATCCGAGAGAAATTTATAAAGAGAAATTGATTCAGGAAAATGTAGTTTCTGATGATGTTCTTAAAAAAATGGAAACGGAATTCAAAGCACTTTTAGATAAAGATTTTGACGCTTCTAAGGAAATCGAGAAAAATGTGATGGATATTTTCATGGCAGATGACTGGACGAATTTTCCGATTGCAAAAAGAGGAGCAGTACAAAATGCCGTGGATACAGGATATGATTTAGGTAAGTTGAAAGAACTGGCAATAAAAATGTCAACACTTCCGGCAGATAAAAAATTCATCAATAAAATAACAAGACTTTTTGATAATCGTGTAAAAGCGATTGAAGCAAACTCATTAGATTGGGCACTAGGAGAATGGTTAGCTTATGCTACGCTTTTGGTGGAAGGTCACAACATCAGAATTTCCGGTGAAGATGTGGAAAGAGGAACTTTCTCTCACAGACACGCCGTTGTGAAAACTGAAGATACTGAAGAAGAATATGTGCCTTTAAAAGAAGTTTCAGAAAGCAGATTTGATATTTACAACTCTCACCTTTCAGAATACGGAGTTTTAGGTTTCGATTATGGGTATGCAATGGCATCTCCAAATACATTGACAATTTGGGAAGCTCAGTTCGGAGATTTTGTGAATGGAGCTCAAATTATTGTAGACCAATATTTGGCTGCAGCTGAGGAAAAATGGAAAATTCAGGACGGTTTGGTCATGTTATTGCCTCACGGATCTGAAGGTCAGGGTGCAGAACATTCTTCGGCAAGATTAGAAAGATTCCTTACGCTTTGTGCCAATGAAAATATGGTAGTGGCAAATATCACTTCTCCTGCAAACTATTTCCATTTGTTGAGAAGACAACTAAAATGGTCTTTCAGAAAACCATTAATCGTGATGAGTCCAAAATCATTGCTGAGACACCCGAAAGTAGTTTCTCCATTGGAAGATTTCGCAAACAAAGGATTCCAGCCAATTTTAGACGATCCAACTGCAGATCCTGCGAAAGTTGAGAAATTAGTACTATGTTCAGGTAAATTATACTTCGAATTATTAGCTAAAAAAGAAGAATTAAATTGTGAAAATGTTGCTTTGGTAAGATTTGAACAGTTATATCCGCTTCAAACAGACGCTATCGAAGCTGTTTTTGCTAAATATGAAAACAAAAAATCAATCATCTGGGCTCAGGAAGAACCTGAAAACATGGGAGCTTGGTCTTATATCTTGAGGAATTTCAGAGATACAGGTATTCAGGTGATTTCTCCTGTTCAGAGTGGCGCTCCGGCTCCTGGAAGTCACAAAATGTTTGAGAAAAACCAAAGCTTGGTCATCAACAGAGTTTTCGACAGAGATGATGCTCCGGCAAAAAGACCTGTTACCGCTTAA
- a CDS encoding alpha/beta hydrolase — MKFTLYTSEADERPIYITGNFNIWNPKDPRYQLAQIDPNNYYIEIFDDFLPEIVEFKFTKGGWENVELDQYGSITPNKKALKSSLEFAHKVEKWRYNWGPFKEEFYPIVEIISEEFYIPQLERHRKVWALLPYDYYVSDKNYPVLYLQDAQNLFNEGSPYGNWEIDKKLSILAEYGRGDVIIIAVEHGSEERIKEYIFDNDNVANGSEGKKYIRFITDTLKPFVDEHYRTKKDRENTGIGGSSLGALISIYSGFLYPEVYSKLLIFSPSLWVEPDNNFPMMSFRVPFKTKIYLYGGEQEGSKMVKRIQVFENYLKKWEKKNLFDFEFKTNINPEGSHNEFYWSQEFPRAIEWLFYNNTENPVEVTPHQETIIN; from the coding sequence ATGAAGTTTACTCTTTACACAAGTGAAGCAGACGAAAGACCGATATATATAACCGGGAATTTCAACATCTGGAACCCGAAAGATCCTCGCTATCAACTTGCACAAATAGATCCGAATAATTACTACATCGAAATATTTGATGATTTCCTTCCTGAGATCGTTGAGTTTAAATTTACAAAAGGCGGATGGGAAAATGTAGAACTAGATCAGTACGGCAGCATTACTCCCAATAAAAAAGCATTGAAATCTTCATTGGAATTTGCTCACAAAGTTGAAAAATGGCGATATAACTGGGGCCCTTTCAAGGAAGAATTTTATCCTATTGTTGAAATTATTTCAGAAGAATTTTATATTCCTCAGCTTGAGAGACATCGTAAAGTTTGGGCACTTTTACCGTACGATTACTATGTTTCAGATAAAAATTATCCTGTACTTTATCTTCAGGATGCACAGAATTTATTCAACGAAGGAAGTCCCTACGGTAATTGGGAAATCGACAAAAAACTATCTATACTTGCAGAATATGGTCGTGGAGATGTGATCATTATTGCCGTAGAACATGGGAGTGAAGAGCGAATAAAAGAATATATTTTTGATAATGATAATGTAGCCAACGGATCTGAAGGGAAAAAGTACATCCGGTTTATTACAGATACTCTGAAACCTTTTGTAGATGAACATTACCGCACCAAAAAAGACCGTGAGAACACAGGAATCGGGGGAAGTTCTTTAGGTGCTTTAATCAGTATTTACAGCGGATTTTTGTACCCTGAAGTCTACTCAAAACTTTTGATTTTTTCTCCCTCACTTTGGGTAGAACCCGACAATAATTTTCCGATGATGAGTTTCAGAGTTCCATTTAAAACGAAAATTTATCTCTACGGAGGTGAACAGGAAGGTTCTAAAATGGTGAAAAGAATACAGGTTTTTGAAAATTATCTGAAAAAATGGGAAAAGAAAAATCTTTTTGATTTTGAATTTAAAACCAATATCAATCCTGAAGGTTCTCATAACGAGTTTTATTGGTCTCAGGAATTTCCGAGAGCAATTGAGTGGCTATTTTACAACAACACAGAAAATCCCGTGGAAGTGACGCCACATCAAGAGACAATTATAAACTAA
- the glgB gene encoding 1,4-alpha-glucan branching protein GlgB has product MNSVKTYTLFTDHDVYLFKEGKHYKLYEKFGAHSVEKDGVKGVYFSVWAPNAKKVSVIGNFNNWNHNDHILFPRWDGSGIWEGFISGLTWGTLYKYAIENLGKILEKSDPYALSWEQNLQAASLVSTTWYEWDDAKWLEERWKKNSLKAPISVYEMHLASWMRNSNQPDVFLNYREIASKLIPYIQYMGFTHVEFMPVMEYPYDPSWGYQITGFFAATSRFGSPQDLMYLINELHKNDIGVILDWVSSHFPGDANGLHRFDGSYLYEPEDPRRGFHPDWKSYIFNYGRNEVKSFLISNAMFWLERYHADGLRVDAVTSMLHLDYSRNEGEWEPNIYGDNVNLEAKAFLQEFNTAVYKEFGDSIITIAEESSDFPLLTKPVHDGGVGFGMKWMMGWMHDTLDYFKLEPENRRHHHHKITFASMYMYNENYMMPLSHDEVVHGKASLIYKMTGDEWQKFANLRALYVYMFTNPGAKLLFMGDEFGQTGEWNFRKSLDWQLLDFPVHKGLQNLVKDLNHLYKNESAFYENQFTQNGFEWVEANDEENSVFIYLRKGKRRDDISMIILNLTPNTFDYKVGVNAGTHWDVVFNSDDKQYGGSGVETTIFKEENEEWMNRPKSIFLKLPPLAGIVLKMKKDKKYKLSRIKQHKK; this is encoded by the coding sequence ATGAACTCGGTAAAAACGTATACGCTTTTCACGGATCATGATGTTTATCTTTTTAAAGAAGGTAAACACTATAAACTGTACGAAAAATTTGGGGCACATTCGGTTGAGAAAGATGGAGTAAAAGGTGTTTACTTTTCAGTTTGGGCTCCCAATGCAAAAAAAGTTTCTGTGATCGGAAATTTTAATAATTGGAATCATAATGATCATATTCTTTTCCCAAGATGGGATGGCTCTGGAATTTGGGAAGGTTTTATCTCGGGTTTAACTTGGGGTACACTTTACAAGTATGCTATAGAAAATTTAGGGAAAATTTTAGAGAAAAGTGATCCTTACGCATTGAGCTGGGAACAAAATCTTCAGGCTGCATCGCTTGTTTCTACTACCTGGTACGAATGGGATGATGCTAAATGGCTGGAAGAACGCTGGAAGAAGAACAGCCTTAAAGCACCAATTTCAGTCTATGAAATGCATTTGGCATCGTGGATGAGAAATTCAAACCAACCCGATGTGTTTTTGAATTACCGGGAAATCGCTTCAAAACTGATTCCGTACATACAATACATGGGTTTCACGCACGTAGAATTTATGCCTGTGATGGAATATCCGTATGATCCCAGTTGGGGTTATCAGATCACCGGTTTTTTTGCAGCGACTTCACGTTTCGGTTCACCGCAGGATTTAATGTATTTAATCAATGAACTCCACAAAAATGATATCGGAGTTATTTTAGATTGGGTTTCTTCGCATTTTCCGGGAGACGCCAATGGTTTGCACCGATTTGACGGCAGTTACTTGTACGAGCCTGAAGATCCAAGAAGAGGTTTTCATCCCGACTGGAAATCTTATATTTTCAATTATGGAAGAAATGAGGTTAAATCTTTCCTGATTTCAAATGCAATGTTCTGGCTCGAGCGTTATCATGCAGACGGTTTGCGTGTAGATGCGGTAACTTCGATGCTCCATTTGGACTATTCGAGAAATGAGGGCGAATGGGAACCAAATATCTATGGTGATAATGTAAATCTCGAAGCTAAGGCTTTTCTGCAGGAATTTAATACAGCAGTTTATAAAGAATTTGGAGACAGTATTATTACCATTGCAGAAGAAAGTTCAGATTTTCCTTTGCTTACAAAACCCGTACATGACGGCGGTGTAGGCTTCGGAATGAAATGGATGATGGGATGGATGCATGACACCTTAGATTATTTTAAACTTGAACCGGAAAACCGCAGGCATCATCATCATAAAATTACGTTTGCATCGATGTACATGTATAATGAAAATTATATGATGCCTTTGTCTCATGACGAAGTAGTACACGGAAAGGCAAGCTTGATTTATAAAATGACTGGTGATGAGTGGCAGAAATTTGCTAATCTGAGAGCGCTCTATGTTTATATGTTTACCAATCCTGGAGCCAAACTACTTTTTATGGGTGATGAATTCGGGCAAACTGGCGAGTGGAATTTCAGAAAAAGTTTAGATTGGCAACTTCTCGATTTCCCTGTTCATAAAGGTTTACAGAATTTAGTAAAAGATCTTAATCATTTATATAAAAACGAATCTGCTTTTTACGAAAACCAGTTCACTCAAAATGGGTTTGAATGGGTAGAAGCCAATGACGAAGAAAATTCAGTTTTTATTTATTTAAGGAAAGGGAAGAGGAGAGATGATATTTCGATGATTATTTTAAACCTTACTCCAAATACTTTCGATTATAAAGTCGGGGTGAATGCAGGAACACATTGGGACGTTGTTTTCAATTCGGATGATAAACAATATGGCGGAAGCGGAGTAGAAACCACAATTTTCAAAGAAGAAAATGAAGAATGGATGAACCGGCCGAAATCAATTTTTCTAAAACTTCCACCACTTGCGGGAATTGTTCTGAAAATGAAAAAAGATAAAAAGTATAAACTCAGTAGAATAAAACAACACAAAAAATAA
- a CDS encoding glycogen synthase, giving the protein MTIYHLSTECYPVAKVGGLADVVGALPKYQNKMKDVDAKVVMPWYNKAFVYDHEFEVVFDGFIHQGQNMLQVQVMKEKTNTLGFELFMVKIPGLLDRENPYGYQDESFQFLAFQQGVLHWLTAMKIRPDVLHCHDYHTGLVPFMVEHCPEFAFLRGTKTIGTIHNGEYQGMMHWDMIHFMPAFDHYKWGLLDWNGFINPLASMIKCCSAFTTVSEGYLEELFVSFKGLESLVRDEFGKAYGIINGIDTDVWNPQTDPMLDFNYTSKNVLKIKKKNKHKLCKEYGLNPDLPLFAFIGRFATEKGADLLPEVIWRSIKQTYGALNIIVLGSGNSYIEDKLKELNYVYANFATDIGYKEHLSHKIYASADFLLMPSRVEPCGLNQMYAMRYGTVPVVSYTGGLRDTVKDISTGGSGLNFTYPGVDDIIHAMIRGLAIFNQKQAMDDLVLSNMKFDFAWEKSAEKYLALYKN; this is encoded by the coding sequence ATGACAATTTATCACCTTAGTACAGAATGTTATCCCGTTGCCAAAGTTGGAGGTTTAGCCGATGTTGTGGGAGCTTTGCCCAAATATCAGAACAAAATGAAAGATGTTGATGCCAAAGTGGTAATGCCTTGGTACAACAAAGCTTTTGTGTATGATCATGAGTTTGAAGTTGTTTTTGATGGTTTCATTCATCAAGGGCAAAATATGCTTCAGGTTCAGGTAATGAAAGAGAAAACGAATACTTTGGGATTTGAGCTTTTTATGGTGAAAATTCCCGGACTTCTCGATCGAGAAAATCCTTACGGATATCAGGACGAAAGTTTTCAGTTCTTGGCATTTCAGCAAGGTGTTTTGCATTGGCTAACGGCGATGAAGATTCGTCCTGATGTTTTGCATTGTCACGACTATCATACAGGTTTGGTGCCTTTCATGGTAGAGCATTGTCCGGAATTTGCTTTTCTAAGGGGAACAAAAACAATCGGAACCATACATAATGGTGAATATCAGGGAATGATGCATTGGGATATGATTCATTTTATGCCTGCCTTCGATCACTACAAATGGGGACTTCTTGATTGGAACGGATTCATAAATCCTTTAGCAAGCATGATTAAATGTTGCAGTGCTTTTACCACAGTTTCAGAAGGGTATCTGGAAGAACTTTTTGTAAGTTTTAAAGGTCTGGAAAGCCTTGTAAGAGACGAGTTCGGAAAAGCCTACGGAATTATCAACGGAATTGATACCGATGTCTGGAATCCGCAAACCGATCCTATGCTTGATTTTAATTATACATCAAAAAATGTTCTTAAAATTAAAAAGAAAAATAAGCACAAACTCTGCAAAGAATATGGTTTGAATCCTGATTTGCCACTTTTTGCATTCATCGGAAGATTTGCTACTGAAAAAGGAGCAGATTTACTTCCTGAAGTTATTTGGAGAAGCATCAAGCAAACTTATGGAGCTTTAAACATCATTGTTTTGGGTTCCGGAAATTCTTACATCGAAGATAAATTAAAAGAATTAAATTACGTTTACGCCAATTTTGCAACAGATATCGGATATAAAGAACATTTATCTCACAAAATATACGCTTCGGCAGATTTTTTGTTGATGCCTTCCAGAGTAGAGCCTTGTGGTCTCAATCAAATGTACGCGATGAGGTACGGAACGGTTCCTGTTGTTAGCTATACGGGAGGTTTGCGAGATACCGTAAAAGATATTTCTACAGGAGGTTCTGGTTTGAATTTTACTTATCCGGGAGTTGATGATATTATTCATGCAATGATTCGTGGGTTAGCAATTTTCAATCAAAAACAAGCAATGGATGATTTGGTGCTTTCTAATATGAAATTTGATTTTGCATGGGAAAAATCTGCGGAAAAATACTTAGCTTTATATAAAAACTAA
- a CDS encoding SRPBCC domain-containing protein, which yields MRFFKIITVIIVLLVGAYAASMYFFVDESKSFKVEKEVEYPLDKVFNQFNNLQNFTRWNNFFTKSKSITIDYYTPYEGQGSAISYNDPKSEDGGEMFIRYENPNKTLRYQLFEDEDENPTLIDVKFTPVSAEKTKITWFVHTPKLSVLTRAQNFWTEDKFTDNIEKSMVNLKNVLGNKVSKDNQMASIKYDTILIEKEEARMLLGINVSTSNKKDALYRNIVMNYNKVYNFVTMDLGKKDDEFGYPVLITDADNFKDNEVSYYFGIPLSKKSGVNDNNFSFRSVSPTQNYVIYYKGTYAGRVKAIQQLMQKAKADEMRYGDIYQTFIEQPLEAQDVNIKLSLSVYK from the coding sequence ATGCGTTTTTTCAAAATCATAACCGTAATTATTGTTTTGCTGGTAGGAGCTTATGCAGCTTCTATGTATTTTTTTGTGGATGAAAGTAAAAGTTTCAAAGTAGAAAAAGAGGTAGAATATCCTTTAGATAAAGTATTTAATCAGTTTAATAATTTACAGAATTTCACAAGGTGGAATAATTTTTTCACAAAGTCAAAATCGATTACGATTGATTATTACACGCCTTACGAAGGGCAGGGAAGTGCCATCAGCTACAATGATCCAAAAAGTGAGGATGGCGGCGAAATGTTTATTCGTTACGAAAATCCAAACAAAACCTTGAGATATCAGCTTTTTGAAGATGAAGATGAAAACCCGACTTTGATTGATGTTAAGTTTACTCCTGTTTCTGCAGAAAAAACAAAGATCACTTGGTTTGTACATACTCCGAAATTATCTGTTTTAACAAGAGCTCAGAATTTCTGGACAGAAGATAAATTCACCGATAATATTGAAAAAAGCATGGTGAACCTCAAAAATGTTCTTGGCAATAAAGTTTCAAAAGATAATCAGATGGCGTCAATAAAATACGATACAATCCTGATTGAGAAAGAAGAGGCGAGAATGCTTTTGGGGATTAACGTTAGTACATCAAACAAAAAAGATGCATTATACAGAAATATTGTGATGAATTACAATAAGGTGTACAATTTTGTAACGATGGATCTTGGCAAAAAAGATGACGAATTTGGTTACCCGGTTTTGATCACCGATGCTGATAATTTTAAAGATAACGAAGTCTCCTATTATTTTGGAATTCCTTTGTCTAAAAAATCAGGGGTAAATGATAATAATTTCAGCTTCAGGTCGGTGAGTCCTACTCAAAATTATGTGATATATTATAAAGGAACTTATGCCGGAAGAGTGAAAGCAATTCAGCAGCTTATGCAAAAGGCAAAGGCAGACGAAATGAGGTATGGCGACATTTATCAGACATTTATAGAACAGCCTCTGGAAGCTCAAGACGTCAATATAAAGCTTTCTCTATCTGTTTATAAATAA
- a CDS encoding glucose-1-phosphate adenylyltransferase, giving the protein MNPNVISIVLGGGRGTRLFPLTYSRSKPAVPIAGKYRLVDIPISNCLNSGLNKILVLTQFNSASLNSHIKNSYHFDIFSKGFVDILAAEQNVENESWFQGTADAVRQSMKHLEKYDYEYILILSGDQLYQMDFNAMLDFHIENGGDVTIATIPVNAKDATGFGILKSDEEGNITSFIEKPNYEMLNGLESEVSDKNKAAGKEYLASMGIYIFTKTILKKMFEDGAGDDFGKDIIPSSIGKYSTLSYQYEGYWTDIGTIESFYEANLDLCQDFPQFNLFSSSPIYTRARMLPPSKINGSYVSKAVFGDGCIILADKIENSVIGNRTRIDKGSTIVNSYVMGADFYQKTTDIVHNDSKGLPNMGIGKYCYIEKAILDKNCYIGDNVRIIGGRHLKDGDYGTYSVQDGIVCIKKGAVLQPGTHIG; this is encoded by the coding sequence ATGAATCCAAATGTTATTTCAATCGTTTTGGGAGGAGGAAGAGGTACAAGGCTTTTCCCGTTAACTTATTCAAGATCAAAACCTGCTGTACCCATTGCCGGAAAATACAGATTGGTAGATATTCCTATTTCAAATTGTTTAAATTCAGGTTTAAATAAAATCCTGGTTCTTACACAATTCAATTCGGCATCTTTAAATTCACATATAAAAAATTCATATCACTTTGATATTTTCAGCAAAGGTTTCGTAGATATTTTGGCTGCAGAACAAAATGTGGAAAATGAAAGCTGGTTTCAGGGAACTGCTGATGCAGTGCGTCAATCAATGAAACATTTAGAAAAATATGATTATGAATATATCTTAATTCTTTCAGGAGATCAATTGTATCAGATGGATTTTAATGCTATGTTAGATTTCCATATTGAGAACGGAGGTGATGTAACGATTGCAACAATTCCGGTAAATGCAAAAGATGCTACAGGTTTTGGAATTTTAAAATCTGATGAAGAAGGAAATATTACTTCGTTTATTGAGAAACCTAACTACGAAATGTTAAATGGTTTGGAGTCTGAGGTTTCAGATAAAAATAAGGCTGCTGGAAAAGAATATCTTGCCTCAATGGGAATTTATATTTTCACTAAAACTATCTTGAAAAAAATGTTTGAGGATGGTGCAGGTGACGATTTCGGAAAAGACATTATCCCAAGTTCTATTGGGAAATACAGCACATTAAGTTATCAGTACGAAGGATATTGGACGGATATCGGAACTATTGAATCATTTTACGAAGCCAATTTAGATCTTTGTCAGGATTTTCCTCAGTTTAATTTGTTTTCATCTTCTCCTATTTATACGAGAGCAAGAATGCTACCTCCTTCGAAGATCAACGGTTCTTATGTGAGTAAAGCTGTTTTTGGGGATGGGTGCATTATTTTGGCAGATAAAATTGAAAACTCTGTGATCGGGAACAGAACAAGAATCGACAAGGGTAGTACCATTGTAAATTCTTATGTGATGGGAGCTGATTTTTACCAAAAAACAACAGACATTGTGCACAATGACAGCAAAGGACTTCCAAACATGGGAATCGGCAAATATTGTTACATTGAGAAAGCAATTTTAGATAAAAACTGCTACATCGGAGATAACGTAAGAATTATAGGTGGAAGACATCTGAAAGATGGAGATTACGGTACTTATTCTGTACAGGACGGAATTGTCTGCATCAAAAAAGGTGCAGTTCTACAGCCGGGAACTCACATCGGATAA
- the odhB gene encoding 2-oxoglutarate dehydrogenase complex dihydrolipoyllysine-residue succinyltransferase, giving the protein MSILEMKVPSPGESITEVEIATWLVKDGDYVEKDQPIAEVDSDKATLELPAEESGIITLKAEEGDVVQVGQVVCLIDVDAAKPEGSAAPAPAAAEAPKQEEAPKAAEPAKQEAPKPAPAAQQSYATGSPSPAAKKILDEKGVDASQVSGSGRDGRISKSDAELAAVPAMGGSSLTATGARSTTTTKLSVLRRKIAQRLVSVKNETAMLTTFNEVDMSEIFRLRKQYKEEFAQKHGVGLGFMSFFTKAVTRALKMYPDVNASIDGDFKINYDFCDISIAVSGPKGLMVPVLRNAENMSFKGVEANIKDLAVKVRDGKITVDEMTGGTFTITNGGTFGSMLSTPIINPPQSAILGMHNIIQRPVAVDGQVVIRPMMYVAMSYDHRIIDGKESVGFLVAVKEGIDNPVEFLLGGDEKKGLEL; this is encoded by the coding sequence ATGTCAATTTTAGAAATGAAAGTTCCTTCACCGGGCGAATCAATTACAGAAGTTGAAATTGCAACTTGGCTTGTAAAAGATGGTGATTATGTAGAAAAAGATCAACCTATCGCTGAAGTAGACTCAGACAAAGCAACTCTTGAATTACCTGCTGAAGAAAGTGGTATTATCACTTTAAAAGCTGAAGAAGGTGATGTGGTACAGGTAGGCCAAGTAGTTTGTTTAATTGATGTGGATGCTGCTAAACCAGAAGGTTCTGCTGCTCCTGCTCCGGCGGCCGCTGAAGCTCCAAAACAAGAGGAAGCTCCTAAAGCTGCTGAACCAGCAAAACAAGAAGCTCCTAAACCAGCTCCTGCTGCTCAGCAATCTTATGCTACAGGTTCTCCATCTCCGGCTGCTAAGAAAATTCTTGACGAAAAAGGAGTTGATGCTTCTCAGGTTTCAGGATCAGGAAGAGACGGAAGAATTTCTAAATCTGATGCTGAATTAGCTGCTGTTCCGGCAATGGGCGGAAGCTCGTTAACGGCTACTGGTGCAAGATCTACGACTACAACAAAACTTTCAGTTCTAAGAAGAAAGATTGCTCAACGATTGGTCTCTGTAAAGAACGAAACTGCAATGTTGACGACTTTCAACGAAGTTGATATGTCTGAGATTTTCAGATTAAGAAAACAATACAAAGAAGAATTTGCACAGAAGCATGGAGTAGGACTTGGTTTCATGTCTTTCTTTACAAAAGCGGTTACAAGAGCTTTAAAAATGTATCCGGATGTAAATGCATCTATTGATGGAGATTTCAAAATTAACTATGATTTCTGCGATATTTCAATTGCGGTTTCTGGTCCTAAAGGATTGATGGTTCCTGTATTGAGAAATGCTGAAAATATGTCTTTCAAAGGTGTTGAAGCAAATATCAAAGATCTTGCAGTAAAAGTGAGAGACGGAAAAATTACGGTTGACGAAATGACTGGTGGTACTTTCACTATTACAAACGGTGGTACTTTCGGATCTATGTTGTCTACGCCGATTATTAATCCGCCACAATCTGCAATTTTAGGAATGCACAATATTATCCAGAGACCGGTAGCGGTAGATGGGCAGGTGGTTATTCGTCCTATGATGTATGTTGCAATGTCTTACGATCACAGAATTATTGACGGAAAAGAGTCTGTAGGATTCTTGGTTGCTGTAAAAGAAGGAATCGACAATCCTGTTGAGTTTCTACTGGGAGGAGATGAGAAAAAAGGATTAGAACTTTAA